In Candidatus Flexicrinis affinis, the following proteins share a genomic window:
- a CDS encoding response regulator, which yields MSAPLIVCIEDDPFSADVLRGLIKGARPDVSLTVFSDSADILGRVETLGQVPALFLIDIHMLPHDGFAVLKMLRADTRFRSVRVIAVTASVMNEEVDMLRSSGFDGAIGKPLDFDVFPSLLERLLNGHEVWYVT from the coding sequence GTGAGCGCGCCTCTAATTGTGTGCATCGAGGACGATCCCTTCAGCGCCGACGTGCTGCGCGGGCTGATTAAAGGCGCACGACCGGACGTGTCGCTGACCGTGTTTTCAGACAGCGCCGACATCCTCGGCCGCGTGGAGACGCTCGGTCAAGTCCCCGCCCTCTTCTTAATCGACATCCACATGCTCCCGCATGACGGCTTCGCCGTTTTGAAGATGCTGCGCGCGGACACACGATTCCGGTCGGTGCGCGTCATCGCCGTAACGGCAAGCGTGATGAACGAGGAAGTCGATATGCTGCGGTCGTCCGGCTTCGACGGCGCGATCGGCAAGCCGCTCGATTTCGACGTATTTCCTAGCCTGCTTGAACGATTATTGAACGGACACGAGGTGTGGTATGTCACCTAG
- a CDS encoding response regulator — protein sequence MSPSAAAAQRHALVIDDNRSNIEVLTALLRMEGVHVTSFLRPDQALESLAALKPVDVVFCDIEMPAVSGFDLLPELKRILGNDVPIIAYTVHTSEIELARRRGFSGFLGKPVDGEQFSKHLSRILAGLPVWEIP from the coding sequence ATGTCACCTAGCGCGGCAGCGGCACAGCGTCATGCGCTGGTCATCGACGATAACCGCAGCAACATCGAGGTGCTGACGGCGCTGCTGCGCATGGAGGGCGTGCATGTCACCTCCTTCCTGCGGCCCGATCAGGCACTGGAGTCCCTTGCGGCTCTGAAACCGGTCGACGTGGTGTTCTGCGACATCGAAATGCCGGCGGTGAGTGGATTCGACCTGCTGCCCGAGTTGAAGCGCATCCTCGGAAACGACGTGCCGATCATCGCCTATACCGTGCACACGTCGGAAATCGAACTCGCGCGCCGCCGCGGTTTCAGCGGCTTTCTCGGTAAGCCCGTCGACGGCGAGCAGTTCTCCAAGCACCTCAGCCGCATCCTCGCCGGCCTGCCGGTGTGGGAGATTCCTTAG
- a CDS encoding iron-sulfur cluster assembly scaffold protein, whose protein sequence is MFSADDYRTIILEEARSPQHYGLLNPADFDHEEHNPLCGDQVRLTLRVDPDGVIREVGWEGAGCAISQASTSFFSDHLLGMTLDDARQITREEVLDMIGLPLLPNRQRCALLPLKVLLLGLRDVGGWEQVEDSIG, encoded by the coding sequence ATGTTTTCCGCAGACGACTACCGCACGATCATCCTCGAAGAAGCGCGCAGCCCGCAGCACTATGGCTTGCTGAATCCGGCTGACTTCGACCACGAGGAACACAACCCGCTGTGCGGCGATCAAGTGCGTCTCACGCTGCGCGTCGACCCCGACGGCGTCATCCGCGAGGTGGGTTGGGAAGGTGCGGGCTGCGCCATCAGTCAGGCGTCGACGTCGTTCTTCAGCGATCACCTGCTGGGGATGACCCTCGATGACGCACGCCAGATCACGCGCGAGGAAGTGCTCGACATGATCGGCCTGCCGCTGCTGCCTAACCGTCAGCGCTGCGCCTTGCTGCCGCTCAAGGTGCTGCTGCTCGGCCTGCGTGACGTTGGCGGCTGGGAACAGGTCGAAGACTCGATCGGGTAA